One segment of Streptomyces sp. NA02950 DNA contains the following:
- a CDS encoding phosphoketolase, with the protein MPDAPTPATSGLADDELHALDAHWRAANYLAAGQIYLLTNPLLTEPLRPDHIKPRLLGHWGTSPGLNLVHTHLNRVIKARDLDAICVWGPGHGGPAVLAGSWLDGSYSAVYPDVSRDAAGMGRLFRQFSFPGGVPSHVAPETPGSIHEGGELGYSLAHAYGAALDNPGLLVACVIGDGEAETGPLAASWHANKFLDPVHDGAVLPILHLNGYKIANPTVLARLPEPELDDLLRGYGHEPIQVSGDEPLQVHRDLARAMDQALDRIALLQRTAREEGVGERPRWPVIVLRTPKGWTGPAEVDGVPVEGTWRSHQVPLPGVRENPEHLRQLERWLRSYRPEELFDGDGRPRPQVLACVPEGQRRLGANPHTNGGLLVRDLPMPALDRYAVPVDKPGVTLHEPTRVLGDLLERVMEDTGDRRDFRVVGPDETASNRLQALFQATGKAWQEETLSTDEHLNRHGRVMEILSEHVCQGWLEGYLLTGRHGLFSCYEAFVHIVDSMVNQHIKWLKVSRALPWRRPVASLNYLLTSHVWRQDHNGFSHQDPGFVDHVLNKSPEVVRVYLPPDANTLLCVADHVLRSRDYVNVVVAGKQPCFDWLDLDQARAHCARGAGSWDWAGTENGTGEPDVVLAAAGDVPTQEVLAAAGILRRHLPDVAVRVVNVVDMTRLLPQKEHPHGMPDAEFDALFTRDRPVIFAYHGYPWLVHRLAYRRAVHPGLHVRGYVESGTTTTPFDMVVRNDLDRYRLVMDVIDRTPGLAVRAAAVRQRMQDARARHRAWIREHGTDMPEVAEWSWGG; encoded by the coding sequence ATGCCAGACGCACCGACCCCGGCGACCAGCGGGCTCGCCGACGATGAACTCCACGCCCTGGACGCCCACTGGCGGGCCGCGAACTACCTCGCGGCCGGCCAGATCTACCTGCTGACGAACCCGTTGCTGACCGAGCCGCTGCGCCCCGACCACATCAAGCCCCGGCTGCTGGGCCACTGGGGCACCTCACCCGGGCTCAACCTCGTGCACACCCATCTCAACCGGGTCATCAAGGCCCGCGACCTGGACGCCATCTGCGTCTGGGGCCCCGGCCACGGCGGCCCGGCGGTGCTCGCGGGCTCCTGGCTGGACGGCAGCTACTCCGCCGTCTACCCCGACGTCAGCCGGGACGCGGCGGGCATGGGGCGGCTCTTCCGCCAGTTCTCCTTCCCCGGCGGGGTGCCCAGCCATGTCGCCCCCGAGACCCCCGGCTCCATCCACGAGGGCGGTGAGCTCGGCTACTCGCTCGCCCACGCCTACGGCGCGGCCCTGGACAACCCCGGCCTCCTCGTCGCCTGTGTCATCGGCGACGGGGAAGCCGAGACCGGACCACTGGCCGCCTCCTGGCACGCGAACAAGTTCCTCGACCCGGTCCACGACGGCGCCGTGCTGCCCATCCTCCACCTCAACGGCTACAAGATCGCCAACCCCACGGTCCTCGCCCGCCTCCCCGAGCCCGAACTCGACGACCTGCTGCGCGGATACGGCCATGAGCCGATCCAGGTGAGCGGCGACGAACCGCTCCAGGTCCACCGGGACCTGGCCCGGGCCATGGACCAGGCCCTCGACCGGATCGCCCTGCTCCAGCGCACCGCCCGCGAGGAGGGCGTCGGCGAACGCCCGCGCTGGCCGGTGATCGTGCTGCGCACCCCCAAGGGCTGGACCGGGCCCGCCGAGGTCGACGGCGTCCCCGTCGAGGGCACCTGGCGCTCCCACCAGGTCCCGCTGCCGGGCGTCCGGGAGAACCCGGAGCATCTGCGGCAGCTGGAGCGGTGGCTGCGCTCCTACCGGCCCGAGGAACTGTTCGACGGCGACGGGCGCCCCCGGCCGCAGGTGCTGGCATGTGTCCCCGAGGGACAGCGGCGGCTGGGTGCCAATCCGCACACCAACGGCGGACTGCTGGTGCGCGATCTGCCGATGCCCGCGCTGGACCGGTACGCGGTCCCCGTCGACAAGCCCGGGGTGACGCTGCACGAGCCCACCCGGGTGCTCGGCGACCTCCTGGAGCGGGTCATGGAGGACACCGGCGACCGCCGTGACTTCCGGGTCGTCGGCCCCGACGAGACCGCGTCCAACCGGCTCCAGGCCCTCTTCCAGGCCACCGGGAAGGCGTGGCAGGAAGAGACCCTGAGCACCGACGAGCATCTGAACCGGCACGGCCGGGTGATGGAGATCCTCTCCGAACATGTCTGCCAGGGCTGGCTGGAGGGCTATCTGCTCACCGGACGGCACGGGCTGTTCTCCTGTTACGAGGCGTTCGTCCACATCGTCGACTCCATGGTCAACCAGCACATCAAATGGCTGAAGGTGTCCCGCGCGCTGCCGTGGCGGCGCCCCGTGGCCTCCCTCAACTACCTGCTGACCTCCCATGTCTGGCGGCAGGACCACAACGGCTTCTCGCACCAGGACCCCGGCTTCGTGGACCACGTGCTCAACAAGAGCCCCGAGGTGGTGCGGGTCTATCTGCCGCCGGACGCCAACACCCTGCTCTGCGTGGCCGACCACGTGCTGCGCAGCCGGGACTACGTCAACGTCGTCGTCGCGGGCAAACAGCCCTGCTTCGACTGGCTCGACCTCGACCAGGCCCGCGCCCACTGCGCCCGCGGCGCCGGAAGCTGGGACTGGGCGGGCACCGAGAACGGCACCGGCGAACCCGATGTGGTGCTGGCCGCCGCGGGCGACGTCCCCACCCAGGAGGTCCTGGCGGCCGCCGGGATCCTCCGCCGCCACCTTCCCGATGTGGCGGTACGCGTCGTCAACGTCGTCGACATGACCCGGCTGCTGCCCCAGAAGGAACATCCGCACGGGATGCCGGACGCCGAGTTCGACGCCCTGTTCACCCGCGACCGGCCCGTCATCTTCGCTTACCACGGCTATCCGTGGCTGGTGCACCGGCTGGCCTACCGCCGGGCCGTTCACCCGGGGCTGCATGTGCGCGGCTATGTGGAGTCGGGCACCACCACCACGCCCTTCGACATGGTCGTCCGCAACGACCTGGACCGCTACCGGCTGGTGATGGACGTCATCGACCGCACCCCGGGCCTCGCGGTGCGCGCCGCCGCCGTACGCCAGCGGATGCAGGACGCGCGCGCCCGCCACCGCGCGTGGATCCGCGAGCACGGCACCGACATGCCCGAAGTGGCGGAGTGGTCCTGGGGCGGCTGA